The region GCATCGCGTCCGTGTCGCCGGCCGTCTCCGGCAGCTCCTCGGTCGGGTACTCGTTCAGCTTGCGGCGACGCCACGCGCTGATGTGCAGATTCGTCATGGTGCGGCGCAGGTAGCCCCCGACCGCCGCCTTGTCGCTGATCCGGTCCCAGGCCCGGTACGTCGAGAACAGCGCGCTCTGGAGCAGGTCCTCGGCCTCGAAGCGGTCACCGGTGAGGTGGTAGGCGGTTGCGTACAGGGAGGCACGACGCTCCTGGACGTAGGCGGTGAACTCCGCCTCCGACAGCGAACAGCGCTCCCCCGTGGACTCCCTGTACGCGGCCCCCGTAACCCCCGTGGTACCGCTGGTGCTTCCCCCTGTGTGCGCGTCAACCACCGACATGTACGTGGTGTGCTGACGCCCGGTGCCGCGAACGCACCCCCGCCCGTTTGCAGCACCGGACTTCTCGGTGGTCCGGGTGACGTCGTGCAGACGCGTGATCACTGCGTTCGCGCTTGTGCTGTGCAGCGTGCTCATCTCGCGCCCCCCGTCGTGGACTTCCCGGTGTTCGGCTCGGTTCCTGGTGCTCCCTCGCCTGTGCCGAGAAGCTTGCCCAAGCCACTTCATGAGGGTGTCCGCCGACTGTCACAGGCGTGCAACAGGGCCCGTTCTCAGGAACAGCGCGCCGAACAACACAGGAGGGTTACAGAAAGGCGCGGTAGGGGCCCTCCGACACCCCGAAAACACCCCACAAGCCCCTGACAGTCGCAGCCCGGCCCGGCCATGGGCCAGAATGCATCCGTGCCTTCCCTGTTGCTGATCGAGGACGACGACGCCATCCGTACGGCCCTGGAGCTGTCTTTGACGCGCCAGGGACATCGGGTTGCCACCGCTGCCACCGGTGAGGACGGTCTGAAGCTGTTGCGCGAGCAGCGGCCGGATCTGATCGTCCTTGATGTGATGCTGCCCGGTATCGACGGGTTCGAGGTGTGCCGGCGCATCCGGCGCACGGACCAGCTGCCGATCATTCTGCTCACCGCGCGCAGCGACGACATCGACGTGGTCGTCGGGCTGGAGTCCGGCGCCGACGACTATGTCGTCAAACCCGTGCAGGGCCGGGTGCTCGACGCCCGGATCCGGGCCGTGCTGCGGCGCGGGGAGCGGGAGTCCAACGACTCGGCGACCTACGGTTCGCTGGTCATCGACCGCTCGGCGATGACGGTGACGAAGAACGGCGAGGACCTGCAGCTGACGCCCACCGAGCTGCGGCTGCTGCTTGAGCTGAGCCGGCGGCCCGGTCAGGCGCTGTCCCGCCAGCAGTTGCTGCGTCTGGTGTGGGAGCACGACTACCTGGGCGACTCACGGCTGGTGGACGCGTGTGTCCAGCGGCTGCGCGCCAAGGTCGAGGACGTGCCGTCGTCGCCGACGTTGATCCGTACCGTCCGCGGGGTCGGCTACCGGCTGGACTCGCCTCAGTGACGAAACCGCAGGACAAGCTCCGTGGCTGGGCCGCGGCGCGCAGGGCGATACTTTCCGGGCTGCGCTTCACCAGCCTGCGACTGCGGCTCGTCGTGGTCTTCGGCCTGGTCGCGCTGACGGCGGCCGTGTCGGCGTCCGGGATCGCGTACTGGCTCAACCGCGAGGCGGTGCTCACGCGTACGCAGGACGCGGTACTGCGCGACTTCCAGCAGGAGATGCAGAACCGCGCCGGGGTGCTCCCGGCCAGTCCCACGCAGGACGAACTCCAGCACACGGCGGGCCAGATGGCCGCCAGCAGCCAGCGGTTCAGTGTGCTGCTGGTCGCCGAGGACGGGAGCGGGCGGACGGTCGTCGGCAACTCCGGTGCGCTGGACACCTTCTCGCTGGCCGACGTGCCCAAGTCGCTGCGTACGGCGGTCGGCAGGCAGCAGTCGATCACCTCGAACAACAAGTACCCGTACCACCTGTACTGGCAGCGGATCATCGACGGCGACAAGCCCTATCTGGTCGCGGGCACGAAGGTGATCGGCGGCGGTCCGGCCGGCTACATGCTGAAGTCGCTGGAGCCCGAGGAGAAGGACCTCAACTCGCTCGCCTGGTCGCTGGGCATCGCCACCGGCCTCGCGCTGATCGGCTCGGCGCTGCTCGCGCAGGCCGCCGCCACGACCGTACTGAAGCCGGTGCAGCGTCTCGGTATCGCGGCCCGGCGGCTCGGCGAGGGGAAGCTGGACACCCGGTTGCGGGTGTCGGGCACGGACGAACTGGCCGATCTCGCCCGGACGTTCAACCACACGGCGGAGGCGCTGGAGACCCGGGTGGCCGACATGAGCGCGCGTGACGAGGCCTCGCGACGGTTCGTGGCGGACATGTCCCACGAGCTGCGTACGCCGCTCACCGCGATCACCGCCGTGACGGAGATCCTCGAAGAGGAACTGGACGCCGAGACCGGCAGCATCGACCCGATGATCGAACCCGCGGTGAAACTGGTGGTCAGCGAGACCCGGCGGCTCAACTCGCTGGTGGAGAACCTGATGGAGGTCACCCGCTTCGACGCGGGCACCGCCCGGCTGGTCCTGGACAACGTCGACATCGCCGACCAGATCACGGCCTGCATCGACGCCCGCGCCTGGCTGGACGCCGTCGAACTGGACGCCGAGCGCGGCATCATGTCCCTGCTCGACCCGCGCCGCCTGGACGTCATCCTGGCCAATCTCATCGGCAACGCCCTCAAGCACGGCGGTTCGCCGGTACGGGTGTCGGTGCGCGCGTCCGATGACGCTGCCGCCGACGCCGACCTGCTGATCGAGGTGCAGGACCACGGTCCGGGCATCCCCGAGGACGTGCTGCCGCACGTCTTCGACCGCTTCTACAAGGCGAGTGCCTCCCGCCCCCGCTCCGAGGGCAGCGGCCTGGGCCTGTCCATCGCCCTGGAGAACGCCCACATCCACGGCGGCGAGATCACCGCCGCGAACTCTCCGAAGGGCGGCGCGGTGTTCACCCTGCGGCTGCCCAGGGACCCGTCGGCCCTGACGGAGACCCCGGCCGAGCCGAACGGCGCGAACGTCGACGGGGAGAGCGTGTGACGAACGTACGGAGGCTACGGAACGTGCGGGGCGCGACAGACATACACGGCATACCTGACTCACCCGGCGCACGTGGCGTACGTGCCGCACGGCCCTGGCTGGCCGTGCTGCTGGCCGTGCCGCTGCTCGCGGTGCTGCTCGCCGGCTGCGGGATCCGGGCCACCGAGGTCCCGACGGACTTCGGTCCGGCGCCCTCCCGCGTCCCGTGCTCCCTCTCCGACGTCTCCGGTCCCTCCGCGTCGGGCGGCGCCCCGCGGACGTCCGCGGGCGTGCCGGTCCAGGTGTTCCTGCTGTGCGCCTCCCAGCTGGTGACCGTCGACCGCGCGGTGCGCGTCCCGGACGGCACGGCGGAGGCGGAGCGGCGCGTCCTGGTGGCCCAGGGGCTGCTGGACGAGCTGGCCAGGACGCCGCGGGCCAGTGAGACGCAGGCCGGTTACACGACGGACGTGCGCGGCGGGATGAGCGTGCGCGGCCCGGACCCGCGGGACCCCGAGGACACCCTGCGCCTGAGCACGCCCCCGGCGGACCTCTCGTCGTACGCCCTCGCCCAGATCGTCTGCACGTTCTCCGACTCCGCCGCCGCCGAGGGGGACGGTTCCGTCGTCCTGGGCGGCCCGGCCGCCGGCCCGCCGCGCCGGTACGCGTGCACGCCGGAGGTCCGCTCCCGGCCCGGGGCGCAGGTGCCGCCGTCGTCGGGGGTGGACGGCGGCTGAGCACTCCTTCCCGTAGGGGGCGCCCCTGTAGGGGCGCGGGGAACTGCGCGACCAGCCACGACGCCCCCGCAGCCGACCGACGGCCTGTCACTGCACTCCTGGCGGAGCGCTCCGCCCCGTGTGGCACATGACTCACCCCCCTGCAATGGGGCAACCCGGAACCGATCGTGCCGACCCTCGCGTCTTGGGGGGCGTGCAGCGTCAACGCTCGGGCGGCGAAAGTGCCGCGAATCGCATCCGCGCGGCGGGAGGTGTCCTCCTCGTCGCCCATCTCGCGCTCGTCGCCTGGATCACGCTGCGTCCGCTCGACATCCCGTGGCAACTGCCACCCAACCTGCAGCCCTTCGCGGGCATACGCGCTGATCTGACCCTCGGCTGGCTCGAGGCCGCCCGGCGCATCACGCAGGGGCTCGCGCTGCTGGCTCCGCTGGGGGTGCTGCTGCCGATGGCGGGCGGACGGCTCGATGTCTCGCCGCTCGCCTCGCTCGTCCGTACGGTCATCGCCGGTGCCATGATCTCGCTCGGCATCGAGCTGTTGCAGACCGGCGTACCCGGTCAGGTCGTGGACGTCGACTCGCTGCTGCTGAACACCGTGGGCGTGGGCCTCGCGCATGTCGCCGTGGTGCCCGCCGTACGGTCCTGCCTACGCCGCAGGAGCGACCGCAGGCACCGGGCGGCCATCCGCACCCAGGACGCGACTCAGGGTAGGACCCCGACGATTCCCAGGGTCGGGATCGCCCCGTAGAGCGATGCTTCGCCCGTTGTGCGTCCGTAACGTTGAGTACAGATGAGGGGGCCGGACAAGCCGGTCCCGACATCGCAGCCGACACCGTACTCACCGAGGAGACGCCATGACCGCCCTTGCCCGCCCCACCAACGGCCGCATGATCGGCGGAGTGTGTGCCGCGCTGGCACGGCGCTTCGGCATCTCCACGACGACGATGCGCGTGATCTTCGTGCTCTCCTGTCTGCTGCCCGGCCCGCAGTTCGTGCTCTACATAGCCCTGTGGGTCCTGCTGCCCTCCGAGCAGCACGCGGCGAAGGCCGGCGCCGCCTGGTAGTCGGAGCCCCTCGGACGGCCCGCCCGCATGCCGATGGGGCGCACCCCTTCACATCAGGGGTGCGCCCCATCGGCGCGTTCACAGGGTGGGTCAGCCGAGCGGGATGCCGTTCAGCGGGAGGCCGTGCGTGGGCAGGCCCTGCAGCGGGAGACCGCCGAGCAGGCCGGAGACCGGCGCCGTGGGGCCCTCGGACAGCAGCTTCGTGACGGCAGGCTGCGCGGCGGCCACGCCCGCGCCGAGCGCGCCCTGACCCTGGGCCACGGCCTCGGCGGCACCCGGCAGCGCCTTCGACGCGCTCTCCACGGGCAGCGTCTGGGTCACGGAGCTCAGCGCGGCGGAGTCCGGGAGGGCGGGGAGGGCCGGGGCGGCGTTGGCGGCACCCGCACCCGCCGCGGCGAAGGCGGCACCGAGAGCGGCGACACCGAGGGTCTTGGCAGCAGACTGCTTCATAGTGAATGCGTCCTTGAATGCGAGACGGGGATGTGAGCGGTCCACGACCGTAAACACGGGAAGCCGCCCGCCGCAAACATCGAAAAGCGGCCGAACCGCACCGGCCCGACCGCTTCCCGACTCCCCGGATCAGCCCTACGCCTCGACAGAACCGCTGGTGGAGGCGGTCTGCCGGAACAGCCATTCGGATTTCAGCTCGGCATATCCGGGCTTGATGACGTCATTGATCATCGCCAGTCGTTCATCGAAAGGAATGAATGCTGACTTCATAGCATTGACGGAGAACCATTGCATGTCATCGAGCGAATAACCGAACGCTTCGACAAGATGCTCGAATTCCCGGCTCATCGAGGTGCCCGACATCAGCCGGTTGTCGGTGTTCACCGTCGCACGGAAGTGCAGCTTCCGCAGCAGCCCGATCGGGTGCTCGGCGTAGGAGGTGGCGGCGCCGGTCTGGAGGTTGGAGCTGGGGCACAGCTCCAGGGGAACGCGCTTGTCCCGTACGTAGGAGGCCAGGCGGCCGAGCTTCACCGAGCCGTCGTCCTGGACCTGGATGTCGTCGATGATCCGCACGCCGTGACCGAGCCGGTCGGCGCCGCACCACTGGAGTGCCTGCCAGATGGAGGGGAGCCCGAAGGCCTCGCCGGCGTGGATGGTGAAGTGGTTGTTCTCGCGCTTGAGGTACTCGAAGGCGTCGAGGTGCCGGGTGGGCGGGAAGCCGGCCTCGGCACCGGCGATGTCGAAGCCGACGACGCCCAGATCGCGGTAGCGGTTCGCCAGTTCGGCGATCTCCAGCGAACGGGCGGCGTGCCGCATCGCGGTGAGCAGGGCGCCGACCCGGATGCGGTGACCGCTCTCCCTGGCCCGCCGCTCACCTTCCCGGAAGCCCTCGTTGACTGCCTCGACGACCTCTTCGAGGGTGAGGCCGGCCTGGAGGTGCTGCTCGGGCGCGTACCGCACCTCGGCGTAGACGACACCGTCTTCGGCGAGGTCCTCGGCGCACTCGGCGGCGACCCTGACGAGGGCGTCGCGGGTCTGCATGACGGCGCAGGTGTGGGCGAAGGTCTCCAAGTACCGTTCCAGCGAACCGGAGTCGGCGGCGTCACGGAACCAGGCACCGAGCTTGTCGGGGTCGGTCTGGGGCAGTTGGGTGTACCCCGTGTCACGCGCGAGGTCGACGATCGTGCCGGGACGCAGGCCGCCGTCGAGATGGTCGTGCAACAGGACCTTGGGGGCGCGCCGAATCTGGTCCGGGGTGGGACCGGGACTCGGGGTGCTCGCGGTCGATGCGGTGCTCGCGGCGGGTGAGGCGCTCGCGGTGGATGCGCTCCGGGCAGTCTTCCGACTCGTCGTCCGATCACTCTGGCTCGTCATTTCCGCACTCTAACTCCTACGCGCGTAGAACGCCTGTCCTCTTTTCTCTTTCTTTTTCCCTTTCTTCGCCTGTACGTTTCCGCCGATACGTAACGGTGACCGCGAGGACAGGTCGCGTACACCGATGCTTCTGACACTGTTCTGTCATGGCACACCAAGTGACGCCGGTACGTCAGGCCCGGCTCGGGAGGGCACTGGGTCCGGAGCCGACGTCGGTCAGCGGCGCGGTCCTGCTGCTGCCCGGCGGTGACGAGGTATCGACCCGCAGGCCGTCGCCCCTCCTGGCGGCCGCCTCCGTAAGGGCGTTGGGCCGCCGGCTCGCCCGCGCGGGCCGTGCGGACGGACTGGCCGTGCATGTCGTCCACTACCGCTACCGCGGCTGGAACGGCAGCGAGGCGCAGCTCGCGCACGACGCGCGATGGGCCGTCGACGAGATCGTACGGCGGTACGGCGACGTCTCCGTATGCCTCGCCGGCGTCGACATGGGCGGCCGGGCGGCGCTGCGCGCGGCGGACCACGAGGCCGTCAACTCCGTACTGGCGCTGGCACCTTGGCTGCCCGAGGAGGACGTGGCGGCGCCGCCCGAACCGGTACGGCAGCTGACGGGACGGCGGGTGCTGATCGTGCACGGCACGAACGACGCACGGACCGATCCCGAACTGTCGTTCCGGTTCGCGGCGCGGGCGAAGAAGGCGAACCGGGACATCTGCCGGTTCGAAGTGCACGCGGACGGACACGGGTTGCATCAGTACCGGCAGGAAGTGCACGCGCTGGCGGAGGACTTCGTGATGGGGGTGCTGTTCGGGCGGGGGTTCTCCCGGCCTGTGCAGGACGCGTTGATGGCTCCGCCGCCGCTGGGGTTGAGGATGCCGCTGGCTGCGGGGTTCGGGCGGTCTTTGCGGCGGTAGGTTCGGGGCGGATCGGTTGTGTTCGGGGTGCGGGTTGTGTGTGGCTGGTCGCGCAGTTCCCCGCGCCCGTAAAGGCAGGTCCGTCTGTCCTCACGTAGGGAGCAAGTT is a window of Streptomyces sp. B21-083 DNA encoding:
- a CDS encoding SigE family RNA polymerase sigma factor — its product is MSTLHSTSANAVITRLHDVTRTTEKSGAANGRGCVRGTGRQHTTYMSVVDAHTGGSTSGTTGVTGAAYRESTGERCSLSEAEFTAYVQERRASLYATAYHLTGDRFEAEDLLQSALFSTYRAWDRISDKAAVGGYLRRTMTNLHISAWRRRKLNEYPTEELPETAGDTDAMRGTELRAVLWQALARLPELQRTMLVLRYYEGRTDPEIAEILDISVGTVKSSIWRSLRRMREDEVLSFGRDEEESFGELVA
- the afsQ1 gene encoding two-component system response regulator AfsQ1 yields the protein MPSLLLIEDDDAIRTALELSLTRQGHRVATAATGEDGLKLLREQRPDLIVLDVMLPGIDGFEVCRRIRRTDQLPIILLTARSDDIDVVVGLESGADDYVVKPVQGRVLDARIRAVLRRGERESNDSATYGSLVIDRSAMTVTKNGEDLQLTPTELRLLLELSRRPGQALSRQQLLRLVWEHDYLGDSRLVDACVQRLRAKVEDVPSSPTLIRTVRGVGYRLDSPQ
- a CDS encoding HAMP domain-containing sensor histidine kinase, whose amino-acid sequence is MTKPQDKLRGWAAARRAILSGLRFTSLRLRLVVVFGLVALTAAVSASGIAYWLNREAVLTRTQDAVLRDFQQEMQNRAGVLPASPTQDELQHTAGQMAASSQRFSVLLVAEDGSGRTVVGNSGALDTFSLADVPKSLRTAVGRQQSITSNNKYPYHLYWQRIIDGDKPYLVAGTKVIGGGPAGYMLKSLEPEEKDLNSLAWSLGIATGLALIGSALLAQAAATTVLKPVQRLGIAARRLGEGKLDTRLRVSGTDELADLARTFNHTAEALETRVADMSARDEASRRFVADMSHELRTPLTAITAVTEILEEELDAETGSIDPMIEPAVKLVVSETRRLNSLVENLMEVTRFDAGTARLVLDNVDIADQITACIDARAWLDAVELDAERGIMSLLDPRRLDVILANLIGNALKHGGSPVRVSVRASDDAAADADLLIEVQDHGPGIPEDVLPHVFDRFYKASASRPRSEGSGLGLSIALENAHIHGGEITAANSPKGGAVFTLRLPRDPSALTETPAEPNGANVDGESV
- a CDS encoding VanZ family protein; the protein is MQRQRSGGESAANRIRAAGGVLLVAHLALVAWITLRPLDIPWQLPPNLQPFAGIRADLTLGWLEAARRITQGLALLAPLGVLLPMAGGRLDVSPLASLVRTVIAGAMISLGIELLQTGVPGQVVDVDSLLLNTVGVGLAHVAVVPAVRSCLRRRSDRRHRAAIRTQDATQGRTPTIPRVGIAP
- a CDS encoding PspC domain-containing protein, with amino-acid sequence MTALARPTNGRMIGGVCAALARRFGISTTTMRVIFVLSCLLPGPQFVLYIALWVLLPSEQHAAKAGAAW
- a CDS encoding ATP-binding protein, which produces MKQSAAKTLGVAALGAAFAAAGAGAANAAPALPALPDSAALSSVTQTLPVESASKALPGAAEAVAQGQGALGAGVAAAQPAVTKLLSEGPTAPVSGLLGGLPLQGLPTHGLPLNGIPLG
- a CDS encoding adenosine deaminase, with amino-acid sequence MTSQSDRTTSRKTARSASTASASPAASTASTASTPSPGPTPDQIRRAPKVLLHDHLDGGLRPGTIVDLARDTGYTQLPQTDPDKLGAWFRDAADSGSLERYLETFAHTCAVMQTRDALVRVAAECAEDLAEDGVVYAEVRYAPEQHLQAGLTLEEVVEAVNEGFREGERRARESGHRIRVGALLTAMRHAARSLEIAELANRYRDLGVVGFDIAGAEAGFPPTRHLDAFEYLKRENNHFTIHAGEAFGLPSIWQALQWCGADRLGHGVRIIDDIQVQDDGSVKLGRLASYVRDKRVPLELCPSSNLQTGAATSYAEHPIGLLRKLHFRATVNTDNRLMSGTSMSREFEHLVEAFGYSLDDMQWFSVNAMKSAFIPFDERLAMINDVIKPGYAELKSEWLFRQTASTSGSVEA
- a CDS encoding alpha/beta hydrolase, translating into MAHQVTPVRQARLGRALGPEPTSVSGAVLLLPGGDEVSTRRPSPLLAAASVRALGRRLARAGRADGLAVHVVHYRYRGWNGSEAQLAHDARWAVDEIVRRYGDVSVCLAGVDMGGRAALRAADHEAVNSVLALAPWLPEEDVAAPPEPVRQLTGRRVLIVHGTNDARTDPELSFRFAARAKKANRDICRFEVHADGHGLHQYRQEVHALAEDFVMGVLFGRGFSRPVQDALMAPPPLGLRMPLAAGFGRSLRR